The Coffea arabica cultivar ET-39 chromosome 1e, Coffea Arabica ET-39 HiFi, whole genome shotgun sequence genome has a window encoding:
- the LOC140007827 gene encoding F-box protein At4g22280-like isoform X1 translates to MADPPDKKVLKATQEDDGNVDRLSALPDCVLLYILSRFCFCTESAAATSVLSKRWRNLFVLLPEINLYFFADEDVSDRDRLYSDFINFTNRVIRQRNEAPIRRIRLVLSHFSERHRMLFEWLLISVAAAFSLSIIQELEILIVIDRTTKPLSISVPPEIFTCKTLVSLSLKLGVYWTVPDLVCLPNLKVLGLDMFKLVDEACIGKFLQGCPLLEQLELSMRPFNHERDADEHIEVNFFKISSPVLKRVILCFQGVESEFTTVVESNSLEHLSFLLDGQHKVAIDAPNLRSLKLDGDLLEVDIIQNLISLDNALLEIDFLCHMRTRSAIISCSERAFKFFRGLQNVKSISFSESFLIALYFSQRVLPTFRNLIKLQLDPFDCPAFPRECMSSILSSLFESSPNLEVLIFSEVSYNGHLYCRLISVVLCSPLCTSNAQVSKNYFSKDEELNSVFHEALPLVLVECLKEIEIGNFKGEEHELKLVEFFLESGKSLKKMTLFGHAGVSLSKGLDRILSFKKCSDDCQIVSKAPWNWFFRS, encoded by the exons ATGGCTGATCCTCCAGACAAGAAGGTGCTTAAGGCCACTCAAGAAGATGATGGTAACGTTGATAGGTTGAGTGCACTTCCGGACTGTGTACTGCTCTATATCCTCTCACGTTTCTGTTTCTGCACAGAAAGTGCTGCAGCCACCTCAGTATTGTCCAAAAGATGGAGAAACCTTTTCGTTTTGCTTCCTGAAATTAATCTATATTTCTTTGCGGACGAGGATGTTTCTGACCGTGATAGACTGTACTCAGATTTTATAAATTTCACAAACAGGGTGATCCGACAGCGAAATGAAGCTCCAATTAGAAGAATTCGACTCGTTCTGAGCCATTTTTCGGAAAGGCACCGGATGCTCTTTGAGTGGCTGTTGATATCTGTtgctgctgcattttctttgtCGATTATCCAAGAACTTGAGATTTTAATCGTGATTGATAGAACAACTAAGCCACTTTCAATATCTGTTCCGCCTGAAATTTTTACCTGTAAAACACTAGTTTCTTTATCACTAAAACTTGGGGTGTATTGGACGGTTCCGGATTTGGTGTGCTTGCCTAATCTCAAGGTACTTGGCTTGGACATGTTCAAATTGGTAGATGAAGCTTGTATTGGGAAGTTTCTTCAGGGTTGTCCTTTGCTTGAACAGTTGGAGTTATCTATGCGACCTTTCAACCATGAGCGTGACGCTGACGAACATATTGaagtcaatttttttaaaatctcaagtCCTGTGTTAAAGAGAGTGATCCTCTGTTTCCAGGGAGTTGAATCTGAGTTTACTACTGTTGTTGAGTCCAACAGTCTTGAACACTTGAGTTTCTTACTTGATGGACAGCATAAAGTTGCTATAGATGCCCCAAATCTCAGGTCTTTGAAACTTGATGGCGATTTACTTGAAGTCGATATCattcaaaacttgatttctcTTGACAATGCATTACTGGAAATTGATTTTCTGTGTCATATGAGAACTAGAAGCGCCATAATTTCATGCAGTGAGCGTGCTTTTAAGTTTTTTAGAGGATTGCAAAATGTGAAATCAATTTCTTTCTCAGAGAGCTTCCTTATC GCTCTCTATTTTTCTCAAAGGGTTTTGCCAACATTCAGAAACTTGATCAAATTACAGCTTGATCCTTTTGATTGCCCTGCTTTTCCTCGCGAATGCATGTCTAGCATATTATCAAGCTTATTTGAAAGTTCTCCGAACCTTGAAGTGCTTATCTTCAGTGAAGTAAGTTACAATGGACACTTGTATTGCAGGCTTATTTCAGTTGTATTATGCAGTCCCTTATGTACATCAAATGCACAGGTGTCCAAGAACTACTTTAGCAAAGATGAAGAACTTAATTCTGTCTTCCATGAGGCTCTTCCACTAGTGTTGGTTGAATGCCTTAAGGAAATAGAAATCGGAAATTTTAAAGGGGAGGAACATGAATTGAAGCTGGTAGAATTTTTTTTGGAGAGTGGGAAATCTTTAAAGAAGATGACTCTCTTTGGTCATGCTGGTGTGTCTTTATCAAAAGGTCTAGACAGGATATTGTCATTCAAAAAGTGCTCAGACGATTGCCAGATTGTGTCAAAAGCGCCATGGAACTGGTTTTTTCGCTCATGA
- the LOC113690520 gene encoding F-box protein At4g22280 has translation MTDHDYDHPSEPKRAFRRKTTPDDRLSALPDEILLHILSFFCTKDAARTSVLSTRWRDLFIWLPDVDLTFSEAYTCNFMDKRRTLCCHALNKRDMLLCKSIKFINFANRVIMLRKGAPIRKLKLFLASVIPGNSVTIDSLIFAALSCTLLEIGIFIYSDKNWKLARAGLFSCKTLVTLKVIGGEVDLVLPDSVYLPNLKALHLLELAPVDAQSITRLINACPLLEELELGIESHNLSKRLLSRAVNLSSPSLKKLILCGRLAGCSYIIEAKNLEYLEYRARQTQQISLDAPNVKYLIYSSLDSINLIQNLKSLVEAKIRVHCSSYPTERGFSLNDLHAFVKGLESVKSLYLYHSSLQALYLCRELLPTFKNLTTLSLDPSNDLFLTNYDHTCLWKVLPSLLKNAPNLEVLIFDQVFRNSFSASEKFECILPDAIPICSVHHLKEMEIKKFNGEEHEFEVVGYFLKNGISLTKMTLCGVMKPSSESCRRILSFWKCSEDCQILFKELNSNRI, from the exons ATGACTGATCATGATTACGATCATCCTTCGGAACCCAAAAGGGCTTTTAGAAGAAAAACCACCCCAGATGACAGATTGAGTGCCCTTCCTGATGAAATTCTTCTTCATATCCTGTCATTTTTCTGCACGAAAGATGCTGCAAGAACGTCAGTTCTGTCCACCAGGTGGAGAGACCTTTTTATTTGGCTTCCTGATGTTGATCTTACTTTCTCTGAAGCATACACGTGTAATTTCATGGATAAGCGTCGCACATTGTGCTGTCATGCCCTAAATAAGCGTGACATGTTGCTCTGTAAGTCcataaaatttatcaattttgcCAATCGAGTGATTATGCTACGAAAAGGGGCTCCTATAAGAAAATTGAAACTCTTTTTGGCGTCCGTTATCCCAGGTAATAGCGTGACAATTGATTCGTTGATATTTGCTGCACTTTCGTGTACACTCCTAGAAATTGGTATATTTATTTATAGTGATAAAAATTGGAAATTAGCTCGTGCTGGATTATTCTCTTGCAAAACGTTAGTTACTTTGAAAGTAATCGGTGGTGAAGTGGATTTGGTTCTGCCAGATTCAGTTTATTTACCAAATCTTAAGGCACTGCACTTGCTTGAATTGGCACCAGTAGATGCTCAGTCCATTACTAGGCTTATCAACGCCTGTCCTTTGCTTGAAGAACTGGAGTTAGGTATAGAATCACACAATTTGAGTAAAAGGCTTTTAAGTAGAGCAGTCAATTTATCTAGTCCTTCACTGAAGAAACTGATACTCTGTGGTCGCTTGGCTGGGTGTTCTTATATTATTGAGGCAAAGAATCTTGAGTATTTGGAATATCGTGCCCGGCAAACGCAACAAATTAGTCTAGATGCCCCAAATGTTAAGTATTTGATCTACAGTAGTCTTGACAGTATAAACTTGATTCAAAACTTGAAGTCTCTTGTTGAAGCCAAAATCAGAGTTCACTGCTCCAGTTATCCAACTGAAAGAGGCTTCTCATTGAATGATTTGCATGCTTTTGTTAAAGGACTGGAAAGTGTGAAGTCACTCTATCTATATCATTCTAGTCTGCAG GCTCTCTACCTTTGTCGTGAGTTGCTGCCGACTTTCAAAAATTTGACTACTCTGTCTCTTGATCCTTCCAATGATTTGTTTCTTACGAATTATGATCATACCTGTTTATGGAAAGTGTTACCTAGCTTACTGAAAAACGCCCCTAATCTTGAAGTTCTGATCTTTGATCAA GTGTTTAGGAACAGCTTTAGTGCATCTGAGAAATTTGAGTGTATTCTGCCAGACGCAATTCCAATATGCTCCGTTCACCATCTTAAGGAGATGGAAATCAAAAAATTCAACGGCGAGGAACACGAATTCGAGGTAGTAGGGTACTTTTTGAAGAACGGGATTTCTTTAACGAAGATGACTCTTTGCGGAGTTATGAAACCTTCATCAGAATCCTGCAGAAGGATACTGTCATTCTGGAAATGCTCTGAGGATTGCCAAATTTTGTTCAAAGAACTCAATTCAAACAGGATTTGA
- the LOC140007827 gene encoding F-box protein At4g22280-like isoform X3, translating into MADPPDKKVLKATQEDDGNVDRLSALPDCVLLYILSRFCFCTESAAATSVLSKRWRNLFVLLPEINLYFFADEDVSDRDRLYSDFINFTNRVIRQRNEAPIRRIRLVLSHFSERHRMLFEWLLISVAAAFSLSIIQELEILIVIDRTTKPLSISVPPEIFTCKTLVSLSLKLGVYWTVPDLVCLPNLKVLGLDMFKLVDEACIGKFLQGCPLLEQLELSMRPFNHERDADEHIEVNFFKISSPVLKRVILCFQGVESEFTTVVESNSLEHLSFLLDGQHKVAIDAPNLRLISVVLCSPLCTSNAQVSKNYFSKDEELNSVFHEALPLVLVECLKEIEIGNFKGEEHELKLVEFFLESGKSLKKMTLFGHAGVSLSKGLDRILSFKKCSDDCQIVSKAPWNWFFRS; encoded by the exons ATGGCTGATCCTCCAGACAAGAAGGTGCTTAAGGCCACTCAAGAAGATGATGGTAACGTTGATAGGTTGAGTGCACTTCCGGACTGTGTACTGCTCTATATCCTCTCACGTTTCTGTTTCTGCACAGAAAGTGCTGCAGCCACCTCAGTATTGTCCAAAAGATGGAGAAACCTTTTCGTTTTGCTTCCTGAAATTAATCTATATTTCTTTGCGGACGAGGATGTTTCTGACCGTGATAGACTGTACTCAGATTTTATAAATTTCACAAACAGGGTGATCCGACAGCGAAATGAAGCTCCAATTAGAAGAATTCGACTCGTTCTGAGCCATTTTTCGGAAAGGCACCGGATGCTCTTTGAGTGGCTGTTGATATCTGTtgctgctgcattttctttgtCGATTATCCAAGAACTTGAGATTTTAATCGTGATTGATAGAACAACTAAGCCACTTTCAATATCTGTTCCGCCTGAAATTTTTACCTGTAAAACACTAGTTTCTTTATCACTAAAACTTGGGGTGTATTGGACGGTTCCGGATTTGGTGTGCTTGCCTAATCTCAAGGTACTTGGCTTGGACATGTTCAAATTGGTAGATGAAGCTTGTATTGGGAAGTTTCTTCAGGGTTGTCCTTTGCTTGAACAGTTGGAGTTATCTATGCGACCTTTCAACCATGAGCGTGACGCTGACGAACATATTGaagtcaatttttttaaaatctcaagtCCTGTGTTAAAGAGAGTGATCCTCTGTTTCCAGGGAGTTGAATCTGAGTTTACTACTGTTGTTGAGTCCAACAGTCTTGAACACTTGAGTTTCTTACTTGATGGACAGCATAAAGTTGCTATAGATGCCCCAAATCTCAG GCTTATTTCAGTTGTATTATGCAGTCCCTTATGTACATCAAATGCACAGGTGTCCAAGAACTACTTTAGCAAAGATGAAGAACTTAATTCTGTCTTCCATGAGGCTCTTCCACTAGTGTTGGTTGAATGCCTTAAGGAAATAGAAATCGGAAATTTTAAAGGGGAGGAACATGAATTGAAGCTGGTAGAATTTTTTTTGGAGAGTGGGAAATCTTTAAAGAAGATGACTCTCTTTGGTCATGCTGGTGTGTCTTTATCAAAAGGTCTAGACAGGATATTGTCATTCAAAAAGTGCTCAGACGATTGCCAGATTGTGTCAAAAGCGCCATGGAACTGGTTTTTTCGCTCATGA
- the LOC140007827 gene encoding F-box protein At4g22280-like isoform X2, with translation MADPPDKKVLKATQEDDGNVDRLSALPDCVLLYILSRFCFCTESAAATSVLSKRWRNLFVLLPEINLYFFADEDVSDRDRLYSDFINFTNRVIRQRNEAPIRRIRLVLSHFSERHRMLFEWLLISVAAAFSLSIIQELEILIVIDRTTKPLSISVPPEIFTCKTLVSLSLKLGVYWTVPDLVCLPNLKVLGLDMFKLVDEACIGKFLQGCPLLEQLELSMRPFNHERDADEHIEVNFFKISSPVLKRVILCFQGVESEFTTVVESNSLEHLSFLLDGQHKVAIDAPNLRSLKLDGDLLEVDIIQNLISLDNALLEIDFLCHMRTRSAIISCSERAFKFFRGLQNVKSISFSESFLIALYFSQRVLPTFRNLIKLQLDPFDCPAFPRECMSSILSSLFESSPNLEVLIFSEVSKNYFSKDEELNSVFHEALPLVLVECLKEIEIGNFKGEEHELKLVEFFLESGKSLKKMTLFGHAGVSLSKGLDRILSFKKCSDDCQIVSKAPWNWFFRS, from the exons ATGGCTGATCCTCCAGACAAGAAGGTGCTTAAGGCCACTCAAGAAGATGATGGTAACGTTGATAGGTTGAGTGCACTTCCGGACTGTGTACTGCTCTATATCCTCTCACGTTTCTGTTTCTGCACAGAAAGTGCTGCAGCCACCTCAGTATTGTCCAAAAGATGGAGAAACCTTTTCGTTTTGCTTCCTGAAATTAATCTATATTTCTTTGCGGACGAGGATGTTTCTGACCGTGATAGACTGTACTCAGATTTTATAAATTTCACAAACAGGGTGATCCGACAGCGAAATGAAGCTCCAATTAGAAGAATTCGACTCGTTCTGAGCCATTTTTCGGAAAGGCACCGGATGCTCTTTGAGTGGCTGTTGATATCTGTtgctgctgcattttctttgtCGATTATCCAAGAACTTGAGATTTTAATCGTGATTGATAGAACAACTAAGCCACTTTCAATATCTGTTCCGCCTGAAATTTTTACCTGTAAAACACTAGTTTCTTTATCACTAAAACTTGGGGTGTATTGGACGGTTCCGGATTTGGTGTGCTTGCCTAATCTCAAGGTACTTGGCTTGGACATGTTCAAATTGGTAGATGAAGCTTGTATTGGGAAGTTTCTTCAGGGTTGTCCTTTGCTTGAACAGTTGGAGTTATCTATGCGACCTTTCAACCATGAGCGTGACGCTGACGAACATATTGaagtcaatttttttaaaatctcaagtCCTGTGTTAAAGAGAGTGATCCTCTGTTTCCAGGGAGTTGAATCTGAGTTTACTACTGTTGTTGAGTCCAACAGTCTTGAACACTTGAGTTTCTTACTTGATGGACAGCATAAAGTTGCTATAGATGCCCCAAATCTCAGGTCTTTGAAACTTGATGGCGATTTACTTGAAGTCGATATCattcaaaacttgatttctcTTGACAATGCATTACTGGAAATTGATTTTCTGTGTCATATGAGAACTAGAAGCGCCATAATTTCATGCAGTGAGCGTGCTTTTAAGTTTTTTAGAGGATTGCAAAATGTGAAATCAATTTCTTTCTCAGAGAGCTTCCTTATC GCTCTCTATTTTTCTCAAAGGGTTTTGCCAACATTCAGAAACTTGATCAAATTACAGCTTGATCCTTTTGATTGCCCTGCTTTTCCTCGCGAATGCATGTCTAGCATATTATCAAGCTTATTTGAAAGTTCTCCGAACCTTGAAGTGCTTATCTTCAGTGAA GTGTCCAAGAACTACTTTAGCAAAGATGAAGAACTTAATTCTGTCTTCCATGAGGCTCTTCCACTAGTGTTGGTTGAATGCCTTAAGGAAATAGAAATCGGAAATTTTAAAGGGGAGGAACATGAATTGAAGCTGGTAGAATTTTTTTTGGAGAGTGGGAAATCTTTAAAGAAGATGACTCTCTTTGGTCATGCTGGTGTGTCTTTATCAAAAGGTCTAGACAGGATATTGTCATTCAAAAAGTGCTCAGACGATTGCCAGATTGTGTCAAAAGCGCCATGGAACTGGTTTTTTCGCTCATGA